The genomic DNA GTTGCGGGATCATGCGTGGCCACCGGAGAGAAGGCTGCGCTCGGAGGAAGCATGCAGGAGCTGATCGGTTCGTTGGACGCATTGAAATCAACCGACCCTGAAACCTACGAGGCTATCGTCGCCGAGGAGCAGCGGCAACGGGACAAGTTGCTGTTGATCGCCTCGGAAAATTTCGCCAGCCCCGCCGTCTTGGCCGCCCAGGGCAGCGTGATGACGAATAAGTATGCCGAAGGGTATCCCGGCAAGCGCTATTACGGCGGTTGCCAGCATGTCGATACGGTTGAAAGCCTCGCCATCGAACGCGCGAAACAGATCTTCGGCGCCGAGCACGTCAACGTGCAGCCGCATTCGGGATCGCAAGCCAATATGGCCGCGTACCTGTCCGTGCTCAAGCCGGGCGACACGATTCTGGGATTAGACCTCGCCCAGGGCGGACACCTCACCCACGGCAGCAAGGTGAATTTCTCCGGCATCATTTTCCGTGCATTTTCGTATGGCGTCGATCGCCAGACCGAAACCATCGATTATGGGGCGGTTCAGAAGATCGCCGAGGAATGCCGTCCTCGCATGTTGGTGGTGGGAGCCAGCGCCTACGCCCGCACCCTCGACTTCCCCAAGTTTCAGGAAATCGCCAAGTCGGTGGGCGCGTACCTGCTGGTCGATATCGCGCACATTGCCGGGTTGATCGCAGCCGGGTTGCATCCCAATCCCGTCCCCTACGCGGATTTCGTCACGACCACGACGCATAAAACGCTGCGTGGCCCACGCGGTGGCGTCACCATGTGCAAAGCCGAATACGCCAAGGCCGTCGATAAGATTATCTTCCCCGGCCTGCAGGGCGGCCCCCTCATGCATGTGATTGCCGCCAAAGCCGTCGCATTCAAAGAAGCGCTGTCGCCCGCGTTCAAGCGGTACCAGCAGCAGGTGCTCGCCAACGCGCGCACGCTGGCGCAGGGACTCGTCGACCGTGGCTATAAAATTGTGTCGGGGGGAACCGATACCCACCTGATGCTGGTCAACCTTACCAACAAAGGCATCACGGGGAAAGAAGCCGACGCCGCCCTCGACGCCGCCGGCATCATCGTCAACAAGAACGCCGTCCCCTACGACGAAAAACCGCCGGCCACGGCCAGCGGCATCCGGATCGGCAGCCCCATCGTCTCGACGCGCGGCATGCGCGAGGCAGAGATGCGAGAGATCGTGGCGCTGATCGATCGTGTGTTGCAGCATCCCCAGGATCAGCAGGTGCAGGCCGAGGTGCGGGCGCAAGCAAAAACGTTGTGCAATCGTTTTCCCATCTTTCATGCCTACGATTCGTCTCCCGCTTAGGCAGGACGTTCGCCAGTGAAGTGTCCTTTCTGCGACGATGTCGAGGACAAAGTCGTCGATTCGCGGATGGCCAAAGAAGGCGAGGTCATCCGGCGGCGACGCGAATGCCTGTCGTGCAAACGCCGGTACACCACCTACGAACGGGTCGAAGAAACCATGCCCGCCGTCGTAAAAAAGGACGGACGACGGGAGCCGTTTGATCGGAGCAAGATCGTGTCCGGGCTCAAAAAAGCCTGCGAAAAACGCCCGATCAGCACCGCGACCATCGAAACCGTCACCGATCGCATCGAAAAGCGCATCCAGGATTTAGGTGAAACCGAGATCGTGAGCACCGCCGTCGGTGAGGAAGTCATGCGAGAACTGTCTCAACTCGATCAGGTCGCCTATGTTCGATTCGCCTCCGTGTATCGGGAGTTTAAAGACATCGACCAGTTCATGGACGAGATCAAAGCCCTGGCCCAGCAGCGCCGGGAGCGTTAAGCCCTCCCCTTCTCTTCGCTGTTTCGGATCGGTCCGCTCGGTGTAGGTCTCGGTAGGATGGGCACCAACAGAGGAGAGACCTGCGCACTCCCGATAGGCTCTGAACCCATGGCAACGACCAAAGTCACCCGCAACCGACGAACAGCCAAGCGACCAAGCCGACGCCGATCGCCGGGGGCTACACACGTGGTCATCATCGGCGCGGGCCGCGGCGGCACCGCCCTGATGGAGATTTTCGCCAACGATCCCTTGGTCCGCATCGTCGGCGTGGCCGACATCAGCGATCAGGCACCCGGCCTCGGCCTCGCCAAACGGCTGCACATCCGCGTGACACGCAACTATCGCCAACTGCTGAAAATGGGGCCGGTCGATCTGGTCATCGATGTGTCGGGCAACCCGGAGGTCGGCGAATACCTGCAGGACATTC from Nitrospira sp. ND1 includes the following:
- the glyA gene encoding serine hydroxymethyltransferase, producing the protein MQELIGSLDALKSTDPETYEAIVAEEQRQRDKLLLIASENFASPAVLAAQGSVMTNKYAEGYPGKRYYGGCQHVDTVESLAIERAKQIFGAEHVNVQPHSGSQANMAAYLSVLKPGDTILGLDLAQGGHLTHGSKVNFSGIIFRAFSYGVDRQTETIDYGAVQKIAEECRPRMLVVGASAYARTLDFPKFQEIAKSVGAYLLVDIAHIAGLIAAGLHPNPVPYADFVTTTTHKTLRGPRGGVTMCKAEYAKAVDKIIFPGLQGGPLMHVIAAKAVAFKEALSPAFKRYQQQVLANARTLAQGLVDRGYKIVSGGTDTHLMLVNLTNKGITGKEADAALDAAGIIVNKNAVPYDEKPPATASGIRIGSPIVSTRGMREAEMREIVALIDRVLQHPQDQQVQAEVRAQAKTLCNRFPIFHAYDSSPA
- the nrdR gene encoding transcriptional regulator NrdR, with product MKCPFCDDVEDKVVDSRMAKEGEVIRRRRECLSCKRRYTTYERVEETMPAVVKKDGRREPFDRSKIVSGLKKACEKRPISTATIETVTDRIEKRIQDLGETEIVSTAVGEEVMRELSQLDQVAYVRFASVYREFKDIDQFMDEIKALAQQRRER